The following is a genomic window from Pseudomonas sp. FP2335.
TTGCAAGTGCCGGTGCAAGAGCCGTTGGATGAATGGTCGGACGCACGCTTCTGGGATGAACTGAAGACCCGCCTGCCAGGCGACCTGGCCGCGCAGTTGGTGACCGGGCCGTCCATCGAGAAAAGCATCGCGCCGCTGCGCAGCTTCGTGGTCGAGCCGATGCAATACGGGCGCCTGTTCCTGCTCGGCGATGCCGCGCACATCGTGCCGCCCACCGGCGCCAAGGGCTTGAACCTGGCGGCCAGCGATGTGAACACGCTGTTGCGGATCTTGCTCAAGGTGTACCGCGAAGGACGTGTGGACCTATTGGAAAACTACTCGGCGATCTGCCTGCGCCGGGTGTGGAAGGCCGAGCGGTTTTCCTGGTGGATGACCTCGATGCTGCACCAGTTTCCAGAGGCGGATGGCTTCAGCCAGCGGATTGCCGAGAGTGAGCTTGATTACTTCATCCACTCCGAAGCGGGGCGTAGGACCATTGCCGAAAACTACGTAGGCCTACCCTACGAAACCATCGACTAACCCCCCTGCAACGCCTGTAGGTGGTTTCAGGGGCTGTAGTAACCCACTGCGACCATGTAATGCCCGCTCTTGCGCAAGTACGCATGCTTGTTCTCGACCTTGCCGGTCACCGGGTTTTTCCAGCGGTACTTGTACTCACCCTGGTCCTGCTCGGCCATCAGCTTGAGGATCGGCTCGCCCACCGGCTTGCCGTCCGGGTCCTTGATCTTGCCGAAGTCGGTGTTGATCAACCGCAGGGTGGTGCCGTGGGCCACGTAGCGCTCGGTATTGAGGTCGACCACAAACACGTACAGGTCATCCTGCAGGAAGCCGCCTTGCAACGAATTGATCGCTTTCAGTGTGCCGGCTTCGTCCTTGACCAGTGCGTTCACGGCCTTGTTGCGCAGGGCACGCGCCTGTTCCGGAGTGGCCCGTGGCAGGTAGTAGCCGACCGCGAGGATGCGCTCGCCGACGCGCTGATAGAACACATGCTTGTGTTCCACTTTGCCGTCGTTCCAGTTCTGCCAGCGATAGTCGGCCTGCTGGATGCCTTGGCTTTCGGGCACGTTGAGGGCGTCCTTGAACGATTGGCGCAGCTCGGGCCCAAGCACCTCACTGACATCACGGCCGATCAAGGCGGAGGAGGGGCCGCCGCTGGCCAGC
Proteins encoded in this region:
- a CDS encoding cache domain-containing protein, which encodes MNALRHITWLLLLCFSQVHAATTQDEDAQAAKALLEKALAYYQSNGDKAFAAFSRQGEFIDKDRYVFVLDTKGVLLASGGPSSALIGRDVSEVLGPELRQSFKDALNVPESQGIQQADYRWQNWNDGKVEHKHVFYQRVGERILAVGYYLPRATPEQARALRNKAVNALVKDEAGTLKAINSLQGGFLQDDLYVFVVDLNTERYVAHGTTLRLINTDFGKIKDPDGKPVGEPILKLMAEQDQGEYKYRWKNPVTGKVENKHAYLRKSGHYMVAVGYYSP